The Flavobacteriales bacterium sequence CTTAACCCCTTGACCGAATCCAAAGTCGCACTCGGTCAATTCCTCTTCCATGAGACCGGCCTAGGAATACTCCCCATGGATGATTCCAATATGGAGGCATTCTCATGTGCATCCTGTCATCATGCCCGTGCTGGTTTCCAAGCAGGTGTTGTGCAAGGA is a genomic window containing:
- a CDS encoding cytochrome-c peroxidase — its product is MSGCQTEKEANDNVGDWLLTRQLESISPTGDIDYFILPESDELQLIPQDPLNPLTESKVALGQFLFHETGLGILPMDDSNMEAFSCASCHHARAGFQAGVVQG